One Synechococcus sp. CC9605 genomic window carries:
- a CDS encoding GNAT family N-acetyltransferase, whose translation MAASKGNLGIDPAGGEPTAQILRLDPSWQQACLALDQRALNGLWTQEQWRRELDDPRRLCIGLVRPDALMGVACGWLVADELQITAVAVDPDRRRSGHGGLLLQALLQRARQHGAVHATLEVASDNVAALALYAKAGFRTAGTRSGYYSDGRDALIQWCRIPLAPIPTSAV comes from the coding sequence GTGGCGGCGTCGAAGGGCAATCTAGGAATCGACCCTGCAGGGGGCGAACCGACTGCGCAGATCCTGCGTCTTGACCCGTCCTGGCAGCAAGCCTGTCTGGCACTGGATCAACGGGCGCTTAACGGCCTCTGGACCCAAGAGCAGTGGCGGCGGGAGCTGGACGACCCCCGGCGCCTCTGCATCGGTCTTGTGCGGCCCGACGCCCTGATGGGGGTGGCCTGCGGCTGGCTGGTGGCCGATGAGCTGCAAATCACAGCGGTGGCTGTTGATCCCGACAGGCGTCGCAGCGGCCATGGAGGTTTGCTTTTGCAAGCACTGTTGCAACGGGCACGACAGCACGGCGCCGTGCACGCCACCCTCGAGGTGGCCAGCGACAACGTTGCCGCTCTGGCGCTTTACGCCAAAGCCGGTTTCCGCACCGCAGGCACCCGTTCCGGGTACTACTCCGATGGTCGCGATGCCCTCATTCAGTGGTGTCGCATCCCATTAGCCCCGATTCCCACGTCGGCGGTTTGA